A genomic stretch from Actinomadura rubteroloni includes:
- a CDS encoding protein kinase family protein, which produces MPRTAWVELPGAVRTAVQERTGEVLAESPTRFGARSHLTSTLTAENGPVFVKAARLDSPFAGGLRNERAVSPHVRHVAAPLLWAVEADDWLVLGFEHIDGRHEPYEPGGMALNALTEILGELAAVPCPSTVTKRIASRWAGDDERLTAAMSGDALLHTDLNPANLLLTGDRPRLVDWAWASRGAAWVEIALVLPRLIGHGHAPDEAERWAGRFPSWQQASADAVDALARRNLSRWERTTGGNREWSTAMAAATRQWITWRSRHRRTRTVHRG; this is translated from the coding sequence ATGCCCCGGACCGCGTGGGTCGAGCTGCCGGGCGCCGTGCGGACGGCCGTCCAGGAGCGCACCGGAGAAGTGCTGGCCGAGTCTCCCACGCGGTTCGGGGCGCGGTCGCACCTGACCTCGACGCTGACGGCCGAGAACGGCCCGGTCTTCGTCAAGGCCGCGCGTCTGGACAGCCCTTTCGCCGGCGGCCTCCGCAACGAGCGGGCCGTCAGTCCGCACGTACGGCACGTGGCCGCACCCCTGCTCTGGGCAGTCGAGGCGGACGACTGGCTCGTCCTCGGCTTCGAGCACATCGACGGACGCCACGAACCATACGAGCCGGGCGGCATGGCGTTGAACGCGCTGACCGAGATCCTCGGCGAGCTGGCGGCAGTGCCGTGCCCGTCGACCGTCACCAAGCGGATCGCGTCCAGGTGGGCGGGCGACGACGAACGGCTCACCGCCGCGATGTCCGGCGACGCGCTCCTCCACACCGACCTCAACCCCGCGAATCTCCTGCTCACCGGCGACCGGCCGCGCCTGGTCGACTGGGCGTGGGCCTCGCGCGGCGCCGCATGGGTGGAGATCGCGCTCGTGCTCCCCCGGCTCATCGGCCACGGACACGCCCCGGACGAGGCGGAGCGTTGGGCCGGCAGGTTCCCGTCCTGGCAGCAAGCTTCGGCCGACGCGGTGGACGCCCTGGCCCGCCGAAACCTGTCCCGATGGGAGCGGACGACGGGCGGAAACCGCGAGTGGTCCACAGCCATGGCCGCGGCGACCCGCCAATGGATCACCTGGCGCTCCCGGCACCGAAGAACGAGGACCGTTCATCGCGGGTAG
- a CDS encoding UTRA domain-containing protein — protein sequence MDLRTLGEIAAIADPIERARAVSRAMTEQQGLTEEAARVRRGAIAEARENGHSLEEIARALGVTPGRVSQMRKGPAAKAPAPSVSQGPRVLVQRALPTDPATRGSVSLFLVEAERQGIRPDRRMLYVGLEPASEHVAACLRVDAGDEIVARRKLMLANDVPVRIATSYFRADLFAQTRLAEPEFVKPSLQAAIEALGYTFGHAEETLTARPATRFEADTLELDPGEWVVQVLRASYSTEGTPIHTLETICAATRHIFPIGQVGGLDEF from the coding sequence GTGGATCTGAGGACGCTGGGCGAGATCGCCGCCATCGCCGATCCGATCGAGCGGGCGCGGGCGGTCAGCCGGGCGATGACCGAGCAGCAGGGGCTCACCGAGGAGGCCGCGCGGGTGCGGCGCGGCGCGATCGCGGAGGCGCGCGAGAACGGGCACAGCCTGGAGGAGATCGCGCGAGCGCTGGGCGTCACGCCGGGCCGGGTGTCGCAGATGCGCAAGGGTCCCGCCGCCAAGGCGCCGGCGCCGTCCGTCAGCCAGGGTCCGCGCGTTCTCGTGCAGCGGGCGCTGCCCACGGACCCGGCCACGCGCGGATCCGTCAGCTTGTTCCTGGTGGAGGCCGAGCGCCAGGGCATCCGCCCTGACCGCCGGATGCTTTACGTCGGCCTGGAGCCCGCGTCCGAACACGTCGCGGCCTGCCTGCGCGTGGACGCGGGCGACGAGATCGTCGCCCGCCGCAAGCTCATGCTGGCCAACGACGTCCCGGTCCGGATCGCGACGAGCTACTTCCGCGCGGACCTCTTCGCCCAGACCCGCCTGGCCGAGCCCGAGTTCGTCAAACCCTCACTCCAAGCCGCCATCGAAGCACTCGGCTACACCTTCGGCCACGCCGAAGAAACGCTGACCGCCCGTCCGGCGACGCGCTTCGAGGCCGACACCTTGGAACTCGACCCCGGCGAGTGGGTGGTGCAGGTGCTCCGGGCGTCCTACTCAACCGAGGGCACGCCGATCCACACACTGGAGACCATCTGCGCCGCGACCCGCCACATCTTCCCCATCGGCCAGGTGGGCGGCCTGGACGAGTTCTGA
- a CDS encoding DUF6879 family protein: MFKQTRRSAVHLEMRDGYMADEQFDRWLADGRPAQVARAEDDEAWMSLVADAVGRGVEVRRARIVSTGPVSAYVAWLHAVTAGLNVAAGEQVRWLSRRKASMLTLPGNDFWVFDETVVWNHFTGDGEWLGVEVTDDPAAVELCRTSFEAVWALATDHAEFRV, from the coding sequence ATGTTCAAGCAGACCCGGCGGTCGGCCGTGCATCTGGAGATGCGTGACGGCTACATGGCCGATGAGCAGTTCGACCGGTGGCTGGCCGACGGGCGTCCGGCGCAGGTCGCGCGGGCGGAAGACGACGAAGCCTGGATGTCGCTCGTCGCCGACGCGGTCGGCCGGGGCGTTGAGGTGCGGCGCGCGCGGATCGTCTCGACCGGACCAGTGAGTGCGTACGTGGCGTGGCTGCACGCGGTGACGGCGGGCCTCAACGTTGCGGCGGGAGAGCAGGTGCGCTGGCTGTCGCGCCGGAAGGCGTCGATGCTGACCCTGCCGGGGAACGACTTCTGGGTGTTCGATGAGACCGTCGTCTGGAACCACTTCACCGGTGACGGCGAGTGGCTCGGAGTCGAGGTGACCGACGATCCGGCGGCGGTGGAGCTGTGCCGGACGTCGTTCGAGGCCGTCTGGGCGCTCGCCACCGATCACGCGGAGTTCCGCGTCTGA
- a CDS encoding helix-turn-helix domain-containing protein translates to MAVHPSSSVQAAREAVAARLRDMRLDVVPRLTARALASACGWHESKVSKIEAGKQGVSDDDIRAWCRVCGTEEQADGVIRLNRRADKSYVEWRRAMRGGLTNVQDSFTPLWSRTRHFKVYEPGVIPGLCQTTAYGKSILDMVARFYQVAADVEEAASARAERTRLLAEHGRRFAFLVEETALRSRIGAPEMMAEQLGHLLAIAVQPNITFGVIPMNAERPLYPVEGFWIYDDAEVLVETVSAQLNIVDLHEVQLYVRTFEELAAIAAFGAEARALVAAALTALDS, encoded by the coding sequence GTGGCCGTCCATCCTTCCTCGTCGGTTCAAGCGGCGCGTGAGGCCGTCGCCGCGCGGCTTCGCGACATGCGACTCGACGTCGTTCCGCGGCTGACCGCACGCGCGCTCGCCTCGGCCTGCGGCTGGCACGAGTCCAAGGTTTCCAAGATCGAGGCCGGGAAGCAGGGCGTCTCCGACGACGACATCCGCGCCTGGTGCCGCGTGTGCGGGACGGAGGAACAGGCCGACGGCGTGATCCGGCTGAACCGTCGCGCCGACAAGTCCTACGTCGAGTGGCGCCGGGCCATGCGCGGCGGCCTGACCAATGTGCAGGACTCCTTCACGCCGTTGTGGTCGCGGACGCGGCACTTCAAGGTCTACGAACCCGGCGTCATCCCCGGCCTGTGCCAGACCACCGCCTACGGAAAATCGATCTTGGACATGGTGGCCCGTTTCTACCAGGTCGCCGCGGACGTCGAGGAGGCCGCCTCCGCTCGCGCGGAGCGGACACGCCTGCTCGCCGAGCACGGCCGCCGGTTCGCCTTCCTCGTCGAGGAAACGGCGCTCCGGTCGCGCATCGGCGCACCGGAGATGATGGCCGAGCAACTCGGGCATCTCCTGGCCATCGCCGTCCAGCCCAACATCACGTTCGGCGTCATTCCTATGAACGCCGAACGCCCGCTCTACCCCGTCGAGGGATTCTGGATCTACGACGACGCCGAGGTGCTCGTGGAAACGGTGTCCGCGCAGCTCAACATCGTGGATTTGCACGAAGTGCAGCTCTACGTGCGGACCTTCGAGGAACTGGCCGCCATCGCGGCGTTCGGGGCCGAGGCACGCGCCCTGGTCGCCGCCGCGCTCACCGCCCTGGATTCGTGA
- a CDS encoding JmjC domain-containing protein produces MGHQLIEQVEQALGWSGPGSLGVGFAKGKLSDPHLPERILTPLRLLDLVMRRSLADPQVRCFQNGAEIHPNAYGEQTLTRRRQSIRMVDMRRLGRLLGDGATLVLDQTNVFDPTMEVACRAWQWWSREHVQANVYLTTNDAAGFDLHWDDHDVLIVQLAGEKSWEVRSASRAVPMFRDAERNTVPSRDVVWAGTLHAGDVMHIPRGYWHKATRQGLGAGLSLHATFGFVQRTGVNWLAWLADRSRESELFRQDLNRWAGAGEQAAGHRRLAEAAAALLHAKSPAEFLAAREQESPRPRHIPQLPIFGTSDSVVCVAEFPPRITERRDRVEVSSHGKKLTFTCKALPALRLLLSGDPVRLTTAADVVGPEIGRVAEILTREELCIGLTPELSSGYTGLVTGAVP; encoded by the coding sequence ATGGGCCATCAACTGATCGAGCAGGTGGAGCAGGCGCTGGGCTGGAGCGGCCCGGGATCGCTCGGGGTCGGGTTCGCGAAAGGAAAGCTCAGCGACCCGCACCTTCCCGAACGCATTCTGACGCCGCTACGCCTCTTGGACCTGGTGATGAGGCGCAGCCTGGCGGATCCGCAGGTGCGGTGTTTCCAGAACGGCGCCGAAATCCACCCGAACGCTTACGGCGAGCAGACGCTGACGCGGAGACGGCAGAGCATCCGGATGGTGGACATGCGCCGTCTGGGCCGTCTGCTCGGCGACGGAGCGACGCTGGTGCTGGACCAGACCAACGTCTTCGACCCGACGATGGAGGTGGCCTGCCGCGCCTGGCAGTGGTGGTCACGCGAACACGTCCAGGCGAACGTCTATCTGACGACGAACGATGCCGCCGGATTCGACCTGCACTGGGACGACCACGACGTGCTGATCGTGCAGCTCGCCGGCGAGAAGAGCTGGGAGGTGCGTTCGGCGTCTCGCGCGGTGCCGATGTTCCGTGACGCCGAACGCAATACCGTGCCGAGCCGGGACGTCGTCTGGGCCGGTACCTTGCACGCTGGCGACGTGATGCACATCCCGCGCGGGTATTGGCACAAAGCGACCCGCCAGGGCCTCGGCGCGGGCCTCAGCCTGCACGCGACGTTCGGATTCGTGCAGCGCACCGGAGTGAACTGGCTGGCTTGGCTCGCCGACCGGTCCCGTGAAAGCGAGTTGTTCCGCCAGGACCTGAATCGGTGGGCTGGAGCCGGGGAACAGGCCGCCGGGCATCGGCGGCTCGCCGAGGCCGCGGCGGCCTTGCTGCACGCGAAGAGCCCTGCCGAGTTCCTGGCCGCACGCGAACAGGAGAGTCCGCGGCCACGGCACATACCGCAACTGCCGATCTTCGGGACGTCCGACTCGGTCGTGTGCGTTGCCGAGTTCCCACCGCGCATCACCGAGCGCCGTGATCGTGTCGAGGTGTCGTCCCATGGCAAGAAGCTCACCTTCACCTGCAAGGCGCTCCCCGCTCTGCGCCTGCTGCTCAGCGGAGATCCCGTGCGGCTCACTACGGCGGCCGACGTCGTCGGGCCTGAGATCGGGCGCGTGGCCGAAATCCTGACGAGGGAAGAGCTGTGCATCGGGCTGACACCAGAATTGTCCTCGGGCTACACCGGTCTGGTCACCGGCGCGGTGCCCTGA
- a CDS encoding aldo/keto reductase yields MHRADTRIVLGLHRSGHRRGALIKALDLGIDAIDTSFSYRDFTSHATLAREVPDLLDRLTISTKVGFFPTRDGPRHSLDPLRLRTALERTARDLGRTPDLVFLHNPERSLRGERPDRARTMLGEACAALDDAVSEGMCGAWGVASWDPSPLPALLDRTIPRPGALMVRAGLFVGIEALDASAALAARWQVPGGALWGMSPFGGDAANVGRAGADPRLFVRDGGCSRVQAAFRVACRLPVVSALAVGADDPRHLGELLDGLRLTVDDRMIRRYVELLRSRRAAVSPAEVP; encoded by the coding sequence GTGCATCGGGCTGACACCAGAATTGTCCTCGGGCTACACCGGTCTGGTCACCGGCGCGGTGCCCTGATCAAAGCCCTGGACCTCGGGATCGACGCGATCGATACGAGTTTCAGCTACCGCGACTTCACCTCCCACGCCACGTTGGCGCGCGAGGTCCCAGACCTTCTGGATCGGCTCACGATCTCGACCAAGGTCGGCTTCTTTCCCACGCGAGACGGCCCCCGGCACTCCCTCGACCCGCTCCGTCTCCGTACCGCGTTAGAGCGGACGGCCCGCGACCTCGGCCGGACGCCGGACCTCGTCTTTCTGCACAATCCCGAGCGCTCCTTGCGCGGCGAGCGTCCCGACCGGGCGCGGACGATGCTCGGTGAAGCGTGCGCCGCGCTGGACGATGCGGTGTCCGAAGGCATGTGCGGAGCGTGGGGCGTCGCGTCGTGGGATCCCTCGCCCTTGCCGGCGCTCCTCGACCGGACGATCCCGCGGCCCGGCGCGCTCATGGTCCGAGCCGGGCTTTTCGTCGGCATCGAGGCTCTTGACGCGTCGGCGGCGCTTGCGGCGCGCTGGCAGGTGCCGGGCGGTGCGCTCTGGGGGATGAGCCCTTTCGGTGGAGACGCTGCGAACGTGGGACGGGCGGGAGCGGACCCGCGTCTGTTCGTGCGCGACGGCGGGTGCTCTCGCGTCCAAGCGGCGTTCCGTGTGGCGTGCCGCCTGCCTGTGGTGAGCGCCCTCGCCGTCGGCGCGGACGATCCACGGCATCTCGGCGAGCTTCTGGACGGCCTTCGGCTCACCGTCGACGACCGCATGATCCGGCGGTACGTCGAACTGCTCCGGAGCCGACGTGCGGCCGTCAGCCCTGCTGAAGTTCCGTGA
- a CDS encoding DUF397 domain-containing protein: protein MNQIEPRNWRKASHSGSEHGNCVEAGSDRDKVAIRDTAAREAGAITLPAAHFATLLAAARQGSLTL from the coding sequence GTGAACCAGATCGAACCCCGCAACTGGCGCAAGGCCAGCCACTCTGGCAGTGAGCACGGCAACTGCGTGGAAGCCGGATCGGACCGCGACAAGGTGGCCATCCGCGACACGGCCGCCCGCGAAGCAGGCGCGATCACCCTCCCGGCAGCTCACTTCGCCACCCTCCTCGCAGCGGCCCGCCAGGGATCCCTCACCCTCTGA
- a CDS encoding helix-turn-helix domain-containing protein, with the protein MARPPKKLHPDESYAQHYGAKIRTYREEKGWTQEELSQKLLCDESQVSRYEHGHAVPDDKGAKILDMLFETGYFSEHRAVAAASRIPPNARELAKYEAQAGTIRSFTPSGIVGLLQSPSYVRSLAKGGLTPQEADEIVEERDRRQGILDGDPPVKLQAIMDEAAIRRLTYKPDIAREQIQKILDRADQWNVQVQLVDQATVTYIGLLCGIHLIGPRKKGALVAWHDGMGKSGRLIDDEEVIADLVDSYDLVRSAAMSVTESYELLKKIQESL; encoded by the coding sequence GTGGCCCGCCCCCCGAAGAAACTCCACCCAGACGAGTCATATGCCCAACACTACGGGGCCAAGATCCGGACATACCGGGAGGAAAAAGGCTGGACACAGGAGGAACTCTCACAGAAACTTCTGTGCGACGAATCCCAGGTCAGCCGCTATGAGCACGGCCATGCCGTCCCGGACGACAAGGGCGCCAAGATCCTCGACATGCTCTTCGAGACCGGCTACTTCAGCGAGCACCGCGCGGTCGCCGCCGCCAGCCGCATCCCGCCGAACGCCAGGGAACTCGCCAAGTACGAGGCCCAGGCAGGGACGATCAGGTCCTTCACGCCCTCGGGGATCGTCGGCCTGCTCCAGTCCCCGTCCTACGTCCGGTCGTTGGCGAAGGGTGGCTTGACTCCACAGGAAGCGGACGAAATCGTCGAGGAACGGGATCGGCGTCAGGGCATCCTCGACGGCGACCCGCCTGTGAAACTCCAGGCGATCATGGACGAGGCAGCGATCCGCCGACTGACCTACAAGCCGGATATCGCGCGTGAGCAGATCCAGAAGATCCTCGATCGTGCGGATCAGTGGAATGTTCAAGTGCAACTCGTGGATCAGGCGACCGTCACCTACATCGGGCTCCTATGTGGGATCCACCTCATCGGACCCCGGAAAAAGGGGGCGTTGGTGGCCTGGCACGATGGAATGGGCAAGTCGGGTCGGCTCATTGACGATGAGGAGGTGATCGCGGATCTGGTCGACAGCTATGATCTCGTCAGGTCAGCGGCGATGTCCGTGACCGAGAGCTACGAACTGTTGAAGAAGATCCAGGAGTCCCTGTGA
- a CDS encoding adenosylmethionine--8-amino-7-oxononanoate transaminase: MIDLRLGRMSPFEAARLTEFDRSHVWHPYAPLPAAVSPELVVSASGVRLTLADGTELIDGMSSWWAAIHGYRHPDLDAAVQRQLGKMSHVMFGGLTHPTAIGLAERLVTLTPAPLTKVFFTDSGSVAVEVAIKMALQYWRARGVAGRHRLLTVRGGYHGDTFADMAVCDPVNGMHHLFTDVLTKHVFAPPPPLGYDEPPSASYLDDLSSLAAAHADELAGIIVEPIVQGAGGMRFYAPEYLRALRDLADENGLPLILDEIATGFGRTGQLWGCDHAEVVPDIMCVGKAMTGGYMTMAATLCTGEIAAVISSGEGGALMHGPTFMGNPLAAAVASASIDLLLSRDWQDEVDCIEATLTAGLSGAEELPGVADVRVLGAIGVVEAKEPVDVPAVQEIAMDHGVWLRPFGKLVYTMPPYICTDEETAQIADALYAIAESL, from the coding sequence ATGATCGACCTGCGACTGGGGCGGATGAGCCCGTTCGAGGCCGCGCGGCTGACCGAGTTCGACCGCTCGCACGTCTGGCACCCCTACGCCCCGCTGCCCGCCGCCGTGTCGCCGGAGCTGGTGGTCTCGGCGTCCGGGGTGCGGCTGACGCTGGCGGACGGCACCGAGCTGATCGACGGCATGTCGTCCTGGTGGGCGGCGATCCACGGCTACCGCCACCCCGATCTGGACGCGGCTGTGCAGCGTCAGCTCGGCAAGATGTCGCACGTCATGTTCGGCGGCCTGACGCACCCCACGGCGATAGGCCTCGCGGAGCGGCTGGTGACGCTGACGCCCGCGCCGCTGACGAAGGTGTTCTTCACCGACTCGGGCTCGGTCGCGGTCGAGGTCGCGATCAAGATGGCGCTCCAGTACTGGCGGGCGCGCGGGGTCGCGGGCCGGCACCGGCTGCTGACCGTCCGGGGCGGCTACCACGGCGACACGTTCGCGGACATGGCCGTGTGCGACCCGGTGAACGGGATGCACCACCTCTTCACGGATGTCCTGACCAAGCACGTCTTCGCCCCGCCGCCGCCCCTCGGCTACGACGAACCGCCGTCGGCGTCGTACCTGGACGACCTGTCCAGCCTGGCCGCGGCCCACGCCGACGAACTGGCCGGGATCATCGTCGAACCGATCGTCCAGGGTGCGGGCGGGATGCGCTTCTACGCGCCCGAATACCTGCGCGCGTTGCGCGACCTGGCCGACGAGAACGGCCTGCCGTTGATCCTGGACGAGATCGCCACCGGCTTCGGCCGCACCGGCCAGTTGTGGGGCTGCGATCACGCGGAGGTCGTCCCGGACATCATGTGCGTCGGCAAGGCGATGACCGGCGGCTACATGACGATGGCGGCGACGCTGTGCACCGGCGAGATCGCCGCCGTCATCTCGTCCGGCGAAGGCGGCGCCCTGATGCACGGCCCTACCTTCATGGGAAATCCCCTGGCAGCGGCCGTGGCCTCGGCCTCGATCGACCTCCTGCTCTCCCGCGACTGGCAGGACGAGGTGGACTGCATCGAGGCCACCCTCACGGCGGGCCTGTCCGGCGCGGAAGAACTGCCGGGGGTGGCCGACGTCCGCGTCCTGGGCGCGATAGGCGTCGTGGAGGCGAAGGAACCCGTGGACGTCCCGGCCGTCCAGGAGATCGCGATGGACCACGGCGTCTGGCTGCGTCCGTTCGGCAAGCTCGTCTACACGATGCCCCCGTACATCTGCACCGACGAAGAGACGGCCCAGATAGCCGACGCCCTCTACGCGATCGCCGAGTCCCTCTAA
- a CDS encoding CCA tRNA nucleotidyltransferase, with translation MAVPEQNVTRRTAIADLLRGAAPVAEALGERFAAAGHELALVGGPVRDALLRRTTKDVDLTTDAPPERILALIDGWADAVWTVGIEFGTVGLRKDGHELEITTYRSESYDPKSRKPDVVYGTSLVEDLRRRDFAVNAMAARLPGYEFVDPFGGLTDLKDGLLRTPGRPEDSFGDDPLRMLRAARFASQLGFSVAPDVVAAMKEMAGRIEIVSAERVRDELSKLVCGVHPREGLALLVDSGLASFVLPELPKLRLEIDEHHRHKDVYEHSLIVLEQAIAQEEDGPDLVLRLAALLHDIGKPRTRRFEDGGRVSFHHHEVVGAKMTRKRLTALRYPKDVISEVSRLVELHLRFHGYGNGEWTDSAVRRYVRDAGPLLERLHKLTRADCTTRNRRKAERLRRTYDDLEVRIARLAEEEELAAMRPELDGNEIQSVLGISPGPLVGRAYKFLLDLRLDQGMIGKEKAAEELRRWASEQGIA, from the coding sequence ATGGCCGTGCCCGAACAGAACGTCACCCGGCGGACCGCGATCGCCGACCTGCTGCGCGGCGCCGCGCCCGTCGCCGAGGCGCTCGGCGAGCGCTTCGCCGCGGCGGGCCACGAGCTGGCCCTGGTCGGCGGGCCGGTCCGGGACGCGTTGCTGCGGCGGACGACCAAGGACGTCGACCTCACCACCGACGCGCCCCCCGAGCGGATCCTCGCGCTCATCGACGGCTGGGCCGACGCGGTGTGGACGGTCGGGATCGAGTTCGGGACCGTCGGGCTCCGCAAGGACGGCCACGAGCTGGAGATCACGACCTACCGCAGCGAGTCCTACGACCCGAAGTCCCGCAAACCGGACGTCGTCTACGGGACGTCGCTGGTCGAGGACCTGCGCCGCCGCGACTTCGCCGTCAACGCGATGGCCGCGCGGCTGCCCGGCTACGAGTTCGTGGACCCGTTCGGCGGCCTCACCGACCTGAAGGACGGGCTGCTGCGCACGCCGGGCCGTCCGGAGGACTCGTTCGGCGACGACCCGCTCCGGATGCTGCGCGCGGCGCGGTTCGCGTCCCAGCTCGGCTTCTCGGTCGCCCCGGACGTCGTCGCGGCGATGAAGGAGATGGCCGGGCGCATCGAGATCGTGTCGGCCGAGCGCGTCCGGGACGAGCTGTCCAAGCTGGTCTGCGGCGTTCACCCCCGCGAGGGCCTGGCGCTCCTGGTGGACTCCGGGCTGGCGTCGTTCGTGCTGCCCGAACTGCCGAAACTGCGGCTGGAGATCGACGAGCACCACCGGCACAAGGACGTCTACGAGCACTCGCTGATCGTCTTGGAGCAGGCCATCGCGCAGGAGGAGGACGGGCCCGACCTCGTCCTGCGGCTCGCGGCGCTGCTGCACGACATCGGCAAGCCGCGCACGCGCCGGTTCGAGGACGGCGGCCGGGTGTCGTTCCACCACCACGAGGTGGTCGGGGCGAAGATGACGCGCAAGCGGCTCACGGCCCTGCGGTACCCCAAGGACGTCATCTCCGAGGTGTCGCGTCTCGTGGAACTGCATCTGCGGTTCCACGGCTACGGGAACGGGGAGTGGACGGACTCGGCCGTCCGGCGGTACGTCCGCGACGCCGGCCCGCTGCTGGAGCGGCTGCACAAGCTGACCCGCGCGGACTGCACGACGCGCAACCGCCGCAAGGCCGAACGCCTCCGCCGCACCTACGACGACCTGGAGGTGCGCATCGCCCGGCTCGCCGAGGAGGAGGAGCTGGCGGCGATGCGTCCGGAGCTGGACGGCAACGAGATCCAGTCCGTGCTCGGGATCTCGCCGGGGCCGCTGGTCGGGCGCGCGTACAAGTTCCTGCTGGACCTGCGGCTGGACCAGGGGATGATCGGCAAGGAGAAGGCGGCCGAGGAGCTGCGGCGGTGGGCGTCCGAGCAGGGGATCGCATGA